From Lepisosteus oculatus isolate fLepOcu1 chromosome 8, fLepOcu1.hap2, whole genome shotgun sequence, one genomic window encodes:
- the LOC102688515 gene encoding homeobox protein six1b — translation MSMLPSFGFTQEQVACVCEVLQQGGNLERLGRFLWSLPACDHLHKNESVLKAKAVVAFHRGNFRELYKILESHQFSPHNHPKLQQLWLKAHYVEAEKLRGRPLGAVGKYRVRRKFPLPRTIWDGEETSYCFKEKSRGVLREWYTHNPYPSPREKRELAEATGLTTTQVSNWFKNRRQRDRAAEAKERENSENNNSGNNKQNQLSPLDGGKSLMSSSEDEFSPPQSPDQNSVLLLQGNMTHPGNSSYPLTGLSASQSVHNIQGHPNQLQDSLLGPLTSSLVDLGS, via the exons ATGTCAATGCTGCCCTCCTTTGGCTTCACCCAGGAGCAAGTGGCGTGCGTGTGCGAGGTGCTCCAGCAAGGGGGGAACCTGGAGAGGTTGGGACGGTTTCTCTGGTCGCTGCCCGCCTGCGACCACCTCCACAAGAACGAGAGCGTGCTCAAGGCCAAGGCGGTGGTGGCCTTCCACCGCGGAAACTTCAGGGAGCTCTACAAGATCCTGGAGAGCCACCAGTTCTCCCCGCACAACCACCCGAAGCTGCAGCAGCTCTGGCTGAAGGCGCACTACGTGGAGGCGGAGAAGCTCCGGGGGCGACCGCTCGGCGCAGTCGGGAAATACCGGGTCCGGAGGAAATTCCCCTTGCCCCGGACGATCTGGGACGGCGAGGAGACGAGTTACTGCTTCAAGGAGAAGTCCCGGGGGGTCCTGAGAGAGTGGTACACCCACAACCCCTACCCCTCTCCCCGGGAGAAGAGGGAGCTGGCCGAGGCCACGGGACTGACCACCACGCAAGTCAGTAACTGGTTCAAAAACAGGAGGCAGAGAGACCGAGCCGCGGAGGCGAAGGAAAG GGAGAACAGCGAAAACAATAACTCCGGCAACAACAAACAGAACCAGCTCTCTCCCCTGGACGGGGGCAAGTCTCTGATGTCCAGCTCGGAGGACGAGTTCTCTCCGCCCCAGAGCCCAGACCAGAACTCCGTCCTGCTGCTGCAGGGAAACATGACTCACCCCGGGAACTCCAGTTACCCACTGACCGGCCTCAGCGCCTCCCAGTCCGTACACAACATCCAAGGACACCCGAACCAGCTACAGGACTCCTTGCTCGGACCGCTGACTTCAAGCCTCGTCGACCTGGGGTCTTAA
- the six4a gene encoding homeobox protein SIX4a produces the protein MSSSSSDVRSAHEIKKEDVKADKRETSKQLALDAAGLSMEQATSAAEQIHGELLASAAASSLAFSPEQVACVCEALQQGGNVDRLARFLWSLPQSDLLRGNESILKAQALVAFHQARYQELYSILENHSFSPPNHPSLQDLWYRARYTEAEKARGRPLGAVDKYRLRRKYPLPRTIWDGEETVYCFKERSRNALKDLYKQNRYPSPAEKRNLAKITGLSLTQVSNWFKNRRQRDRNPSEAQSKSESDGNHSTEDESSKGQDDLSPRPLSNSSDGMANHSTHPLPGSTDSIIIQQIGEAKMSSSSASSAVFNGNLVSTNAPSVFLNGSSYLQAPSNILFNGLNLGGSQPITLNALRPTNSLVSSDSANGETVLHSSDEKDYKVLNGPVTNSAVPYNMSTLGSSFPATIHASEVKMEGLQTLASQDGSSLVTFSTSNGPLHLSQYSLVHIPTADTNGPLVNGNIGLPQLQMPPVSTAPSHGNVLLHNATGAPGDSFSSSSASVPQHDKLVLAPLHPSTVLYTLPCAPPAPAPTAIKQEPAEGGFSFPPGMHLDQSGQLSLGSTHLSASASSPLSAEAALNNAYAPSVLGPSDPLNSGNAAGLSPPPSSQASPVTIISSSSAEPVGSASYTTLTVAASPGAQAAHHQGMGAGQGGGAISADYNGHRVPTLAHASGLKGNFLSIADSKPRAENLLLRTKPGISDMVRVICGEMETEEKELAKLQNVQMEEDMNDL, from the exons atgtcttcttcCTCGAGCGATGTCAGAAGTGCCCACGAGATCAAGAAGGAAGATGTGAAGGCGGACAAGCGGGAGACCTCCAAGCAGCTGGCGCTGGACGCTGCGGGCTTGTCCATGGAGCAGGCAACTTCAGCCGCAGAGCAGATCCACGGCGAACTTCTGGCGAGCGCCGCCGCCTCCTCCCTGGCGTTTTCTCCGGAGCAAGTGGCGTGCGTCTGCGAGGCTCTGCAGCAGGGGGGCAACGTGGACCGCCTCGCCAGGTTTCTCTGGTCCCTACCTCAGAGCGACCTGCTACGTGGCAACGAGAGCATCCTGAAAGCCCAAGCCCTGGTCGCCTTCCACCAGGCGCGGTACCAGGAGCTGTACAGCATTCTGGAGAACCACAGCTTCAGCCCCCCCAACCACCCCTCCCTGCAGGACCTGTGGTACAGGGCTCGGTACACCGAGGCGGAGAAGGCTCGGGGCAGACCCCTGGGGGCTGTAGACAAGTACAGGCTGCGGAGGAAATACCCCCTGCCCAGGACGATCTGGGACGGCGAGGAGACGGTCTACTGCTTCAAGGAGAGGTCGAGAAACGCGCTGAAGGACCTTTACAAACAGAACCGGTACCCGTCCCCGGCCGAGAAGCGGAACCTGGCCAAAATCACCGGGCTTTCCTTGACTCAAGTTAGCAACTGGTTTAAAAACAGGAGGCAGCGGGACAGGAACCCGTCCGAGGCGCAGTCAAAAAG CGAGTCTGATGGTAACCACAGCACAGAGGATGAATCCAGTAAGGGGCAGGATGACCTCTCTCCACGCCCCTTGTCCAACTCTTCTGACGGGATGGCCAATCACAGCACCCATCCTCTGCCGGGATCTACAGACAGCATCATCATTCAGCAGATTGGGGAAGCCAAGATGTCTTCCAGTTCGGCCAGCAGCGCCGTCTTCAATGGGAATCTTGTCTCTACAAACGCCCCCTCAGTGTTCCTGAATGGCAGCTCCTACCTTCAGGCTCCAAGTAACATCCTCTTCAATGGGCTAAACCTGGGTGGGTCCCAGCCCATAACCCTCAATGCACTTAGGCCTACCAACAGCCTTGTCAGCTCTGACAGCGCTAATGGAGAGACTGTGCTGCACTCGTCTGATGAGAAGGACTACAAGGTTCTCAATGGGCCTGTGACGAACTCCGCCGTGCCTTACAACATGAGCACACTGGGCTCCTCCTTCCCTGCCACCATTCACGCTAGTGAGGTCAAAATGGAGGGCTTGCAGACTCTGGCCTCTCAGGATGGGAGCTCTCTGGTCACATTCAGCACCTCCAACGGCCCACTGCACCTCAGCCAGTATAGCCTTGTCCATATCCCCACCGCTGACACCAATGGGCCCCTAGTCAATGGAAATATCGGGCTGCCACAACTACAAATGCCTCCTGTCTCCACAGCTCCCTCCCATG GTAACGTTCTATTGCACAATGCCACTGGTGCTCCTGGAGACTCGTTCTCCAGCAGCTCAGCCTCCGTCCCTCAGCACGACAAACTGGTCCTGGCGCCCCTGCACCCCAGCACTGTCCTCTACACTCTGCCCTGTGCGCCGCCGGCCCCCGCCCCCACCGCAATCAAACAGGAGCCGGCAGAGGGGGGGTTCTCCTTTCCTCCCGGAATGCACCTGGATCAAAGCGGGCAGCTGAGCCTCGGCTCGACACACCTCTCCGCCTCCGCGTCCTCGCCTCTGAGCGCCGAGGCGGCGCTGAACAACGCTTACGCCCCCTCGGTCCTCGGGCCCTCGGACCCTCTGAACTCTGGGAACGCAGCCGGCCTGTCGCCGCCTCCTTCCTCTCAGGCCTCTCCCGTGACCATCATCAGCTCCTCGAGCGCAGAGCCGGTGGGCAGTGCCAGCTATACCACGCTGACTGTGGCAGCCAGCCCCGGGGCGCAGGCCGCGCACCACCAGGGCATGGGGGCGGGGCAGGGGGGCGGGGCCATTTCTGCAGATTACAACGGCCATCGAGTCCCCACGCTCGCGCACGCATCCGGCCTGAAGGGCAACTTCCTCTCCATAGCGGACAGCAAGCCCAGAGCGGAGAACCTGCTCCTGCGCACCAAGCCGGGCATCAGCGACATGGTGAGGGTCATCTGCGGAGAGATGGAGACGGAGGAGAAAGAGCTGGCCAAGCTACAAAATGTGCAGATGGAGGAGGACATGAATGACCTATAA